One genomic segment of Triplophysa rosa linkage group LG22, Trosa_1v2, whole genome shotgun sequence includes these proteins:
- the ssbp2b gene encoding single-stranded DNA-binding protein 2 isoform X3 — protein sequence MYISANILLGLALYVYEYLLHVGAQKSAQTFLSEIRWEKNITLGEPPGFLHSWWCVFWDLYCAAPERRETCEHSSEAKAFHDYSAAAAPSPVLGNMGPGEGMPVGPVPPGFFQPFMSSRYPGGPRPPLRIPNQALGGVPGNQPLLPSGMDPSRQQGHPNMGGAMQRMTPPRGMVPLGPQGYGGGMRPPLNALGGPGMPGMNMAPGGRPWPNPPNSNSIPYSSASPGSYVGPPGGGGGPPGTPIMPSPADSTNSGENMYTMINTVPPGGNRQNFPLGPGGEGPIGGMAGLEPHHMNGSLGSADMDSMPKNSPGTLSMSNQPGTPRDDGEISGNFLNPFQNESYSPNMTMSV from the exons atgtacatttcTGCAAATATCTTATTGGG GTTGGCACTGTATGTGTATGAGTACTTGTTACATGTAGGAGCCCAGAAGTCGGCACAGACGTTCCTGTCAGAG ATAAGATGGGAGAAGAACATAACGTTAGGAGAACCTCCAGGATTCCTACATTCATGGTGGTG tgtattctGGGATTTATATTGTGCTGCACCTGAGAGGAGAGAAACCTGTGAGCATTCCAGTGAAGCCAAGGCATTCCATGACTAT AGTGCCGCAGCAGCTCCCAGTCCTGTCCTTGGAAACATGGGCCCGGGTGAGGGTATGCCGGTTGGGCCTGTTCCTCCGGGCTTCTttcag CCTTTCATGTCATCACGTTACCCTGGTGGTCCCAGACCTCCTCTCAGAATACCCAATCAG GCTTTAGGTGGCGTCCCTGGAAACCAGCCGTTATTACCCAGTGGTATGGATCCATCAAGACAACAAG GTCATCCAAATATGGGCGGAGCTATGCAGAGGATGACTCCGCCCAGAGGGATGGTTCCTTTAGGTCCACAG GGATATGGAGGAGGAATGAGACCTCCGCTCAATGCTCTGGGAGGTCCTGGAATGCCAGGAATGAACAT GGCTCCTGGAGGCAGACCGTGGCCAAATCCACCCAACTCAAACTCA ATCCCATACTCATCAGCGTCTCCGGGGAGTTACGTG GGTCCGccgggaggaggaggaggaccACCAGGTACTCCCATAATGCCCAGCCCTGCAG ATTCAACAAACTCTGGAGAGAACATGTACACAATGATCAACACTGTGCCACCTGGAGGAAACCGACAAAAT TTTCCACTGGGTCCGGGTGGTGAAGGTCCAATAGGTGGAATGGCAGGATTGGAGCCGCATCACATGAACGGATCATTAG GCTCGGCTGACATGGACAGTATGCCCAAG AATTCTCCAGGAACACTGAGCATGAGCAATCAGCCCGGAACACCGCGAGATGACGGCGAGATAAGCGGAAACTTCCTCAACCCCTTCCAGAATGAGAGC tATTCTCCAAACATGACCATGAGTGTGTAA
- the ssbp2b gene encoding single-stranded DNA-binding protein 2 isoform X1 translates to MYAKGKSNNVPSDSQAREKLALYVYEYLLHVGAQKSAQTFLSEIRWEKNITLGEPPGFLHSWWCVFWDLYCAAPERRETCEHSSEAKAFHDYSAAAAPSPVLGNMGPGEGMPVGPVPPGFFQPFMSSRYPGGPRPPLRIPNQALGGVPGNQPLLPSGMDPSRQQGHPNMGGAMQRMTPPRGMVPLGPQGYGGGMRPPLNALGGPGMPGMNMAPGGRPWPNPPNSNSIPYSSASPGSYVGPPGGGGGPPGTPIMPSPADSTNSGENMYTMINTVPPGGNRQNFPLGPGGEGPIGGMAGLEPHHMNGSLGSADMDSMPKNSPGTLSMSNQPGTPRDDGEISGNFLNPFQNESYSPNMTMSV, encoded by the exons ATGTACGCCAAAGGCAAGAGTAACAACGTGCCGTCCGACAGCCAGGCGCGAGAAAA GTTGGCACTGTATGTGTATGAGTACTTGTTACATGTAGGAGCCCAGAAGTCGGCACAGACGTTCCTGTCAGAG ATAAGATGGGAGAAGAACATAACGTTAGGAGAACCTCCAGGATTCCTACATTCATGGTGGTG tgtattctGGGATTTATATTGTGCTGCACCTGAGAGGAGAGAAACCTGTGAGCATTCCAGTGAAGCCAAGGCATTCCATGACTAT AGTGCCGCAGCAGCTCCCAGTCCTGTCCTTGGAAACATGGGCCCGGGTGAGGGTATGCCGGTTGGGCCTGTTCCTCCGGGCTTCTttcag CCTTTCATGTCATCACGTTACCCTGGTGGTCCCAGACCTCCTCTCAGAATACCCAATCAG GCTTTAGGTGGCGTCCCTGGAAACCAGCCGTTATTACCCAGTGGTATGGATCCATCAAGACAACAAG GTCATCCAAATATGGGCGGAGCTATGCAGAGGATGACTCCGCCCAGAGGGATGGTTCCTTTAGGTCCACAG GGATATGGAGGAGGAATGAGACCTCCGCTCAATGCTCTGGGAGGTCCTGGAATGCCAGGAATGAACAT GGCTCCTGGAGGCAGACCGTGGCCAAATCCACCCAACTCAAACTCA ATCCCATACTCATCAGCGTCTCCGGGGAGTTACGTG GGTCCGccgggaggaggaggaggaccACCAGGTACTCCCATAATGCCCAGCCCTGCAG ATTCAACAAACTCTGGAGAGAACATGTACACAATGATCAACACTGTGCCACCTGGAGGAAACCGACAAAAT TTTCCACTGGGTCCGGGTGGTGAAGGTCCAATAGGTGGAATGGCAGGATTGGAGCCGCATCACATGAACGGATCATTAG GCTCGGCTGACATGGACAGTATGCCCAAG AATTCTCCAGGAACACTGAGCATGAGCAATCAGCCCGGAACACCGCGAGATGACGGCGAGATAAGCGGAAACTTCCTCAACCCCTTCCAGAATGAGAGC tATTCTCCAAACATGACCATGAGTGTGTAA
- the ssbp2b gene encoding single-stranded DNA-binding protein 2 isoform X2, with amino-acid sequence MYAKGKSNNVPSDSQAREKLALYVYEYLLHVGAQKSAQTFLSEIRWEKNITLGEPPGFLHSWWCVFWDLYCAAPERRETCEHSSEAKAFHDYSAAAAPSPVLGNMGPGEGMPVGPVPPGFFQPFMSSRYPGGPRPPLRIPNQALGGVPGNQPLLPSGMDPSRQQGHPNMGGAMQRMTPPRGMVPLGPQGYGGGMRPPLNALGGPGMPGMNMAPGGRPWPNPPNSNSIPYSSASPGSYVGPPGGGGGPPGTPIMPSPADSTNSGENMYTMINTVPPGGNRQNFPLGPGGEGPIGGMAGLEPHHMNGSLGSADMDSMPKNSPGTLSMSNQPGTPRDDGEISGNFLNPFQNESNRR; translated from the exons ATGTACGCCAAAGGCAAGAGTAACAACGTGCCGTCCGACAGCCAGGCGCGAGAAAA GTTGGCACTGTATGTGTATGAGTACTTGTTACATGTAGGAGCCCAGAAGTCGGCACAGACGTTCCTGTCAGAG ATAAGATGGGAGAAGAACATAACGTTAGGAGAACCTCCAGGATTCCTACATTCATGGTGGTG tgtattctGGGATTTATATTGTGCTGCACCTGAGAGGAGAGAAACCTGTGAGCATTCCAGTGAAGCCAAGGCATTCCATGACTAT AGTGCCGCAGCAGCTCCCAGTCCTGTCCTTGGAAACATGGGCCCGGGTGAGGGTATGCCGGTTGGGCCTGTTCCTCCGGGCTTCTttcag CCTTTCATGTCATCACGTTACCCTGGTGGTCCCAGACCTCCTCTCAGAATACCCAATCAG GCTTTAGGTGGCGTCCCTGGAAACCAGCCGTTATTACCCAGTGGTATGGATCCATCAAGACAACAAG GTCATCCAAATATGGGCGGAGCTATGCAGAGGATGACTCCGCCCAGAGGGATGGTTCCTTTAGGTCCACAG GGATATGGAGGAGGAATGAGACCTCCGCTCAATGCTCTGGGAGGTCCTGGAATGCCAGGAATGAACAT GGCTCCTGGAGGCAGACCGTGGCCAAATCCACCCAACTCAAACTCA ATCCCATACTCATCAGCGTCTCCGGGGAGTTACGTG GGTCCGccgggaggaggaggaggaccACCAGGTACTCCCATAATGCCCAGCCCTGCAG ATTCAACAAACTCTGGAGAGAACATGTACACAATGATCAACACTGTGCCACCTGGAGGAAACCGACAAAAT TTTCCACTGGGTCCGGGTGGTGAAGGTCCAATAGGTGGAATGGCAGGATTGGAGCCGCATCACATGAACGGATCATTAG GCTCGGCTGACATGGACAGTATGCCCAAG AATTCTCCAGGAACACTGAGCATGAGCAATCAGCCCGGAACACCGCGAGATGACGGCGAGATAAGCGGAAACTTCCTCAACCCCTTCCAGAATGAGAGC AATAGAAGATGA